A window of Panthera tigris isolate Pti1 chromosome A3, P.tigris_Pti1_mat1.1, whole genome shotgun sequence genomic DNA:
GTCATAACATGTGCTTCTTTATGAACACATTAAGTAAGATTAGCACAGCTGGTCAGGTAACCCAGAATTTTCAGTCCTGCAACAGCATTAATATCATAGGAAAATACCTGTTTTCTGTTGATGAAGTTACAGGTTCTGCAAATACCACTGTGGTATGTTTTCTACATTTATAATGGAAAGAGATGTTAAATTTTAGTTCAgattagtgaaaataaagatctcattttttttcccttagtcaATTTCATGGACTCcggttaacttttttttttttttttacatttatttatttttgagagactgagagacagagcgcaagtgggggagagacagagatagaaggagatacagaatctgaagcaggctccaggctctgagctgtcagcacagagccagatgtggggctcgaactcacaaaccgccagatcataacctgagctgaagttggacgcttaaccgcctgagccacccaggcgcccctcatggaCTCCAGTTTAAGAATGCTGGTTTACAACCTGTTTTCAGTGAGGGAATATTGTCCCCAAGGGGGAGGGGGTGAACatttcttggggggggggcagaaaatgTGATTACAGTGGTTTGTGGCCTTCGGAAGGCCCATGGTGCATAAACACAATATATTTGTGGCATTAAAATTTAATGGGCGGGGGGAGCCATGATTAGGAAAGAAGCTTTAGAAGCCTCTATAGAAGGATGAAATGAAGGTTTGAGGAAATAAATGACACCACTAAGTTTAGTGCCCTTGTAAATAGTATTTAAGAATCCAATCCCTGGTCATCTTCTTCTGGTTAGTCTGTTACCCTGAGTCACGTAATTATATCTGctcgtgcctcagtttctacatctgcgAACTGGGCACCAAGATGCTTGTTTATGTGGCTGCAAAGATGGAGTTAAGATGcatgtattttgttgtttgtggAAGGTGGCGGTCGTTTTCTTTTGCAAAGTGGAATGGGCGTTCTTGCTTGGGCTTTATTGGGAATTTCCAGGAGTTAGAATTGTTTGAGTCCAAGGGTAGGacatgctaattaaaaaaaaaaattttttttattcatttttgagagagagacagtgtgaggtggggaggggcagagagagagggagacccagaatccaaagcaggctccaggctctgagctgtcagcacagagcccgacgcagggctcaaactccggaaccgtgagatcgtgacctgagccaaagtcggacacttaactgactgagccacccaggcgccccctatcttaaattttttttttttaatgtttgtttatttttgacagagagagacagagacagagacagagcatgaacgggggaggggcagagagagagggagacacagaatccgaagcaggttccaggttctgagctgtcagcatggagcccaacacagggcttgaacccacaaaccgcgagatcatgacctgagctgaagtcagacgctcaaccaactgagccacccaggcaccccaggaacatGCTAATTTAAAAGAAACCATAGTATAAAAGCATATATTGAAAATCTTTCTCTTCTACCCTCAATCTTCAGGCCCATACTCTAGGACCTAGAAagcagcctcagtttcttttcagaaaatttcCAGGTACAAATTTATATCTCTACCCACAAACCCAGATGAGaccacacacagatacacatgccATTCTCTACCTGTTTTTCCTCCCCTTGAAATCAATCTCAGGCATTTGTCCTGAAGCAGCACATATGACATagatctgcttttgtttttgtaggGACCAAGTGccccctgcctttttctttctgtatcctgGTTTGTTTAACCAGAACCTTACTGCCTGACCAGGGTGCgtcggtttttgtttttgctgtttgttaATATGAGAAATGTATCCTTCTGTTATACAGAGTAAGTTCCTCGCAAAGATTCATGCTAACATGAGTTCTGGAGGAGCTGTCCATATGTGCGCACCTACCACCGCGTATTTCCCGCcaagagaaactttttaaaaagttctttttcaaGTTCTTGACACATAATTGCCAGGATTGCTTTTAAGAGTGCCGCTTaacatcctcacaaacacctCATTTCAAGTCTTAGGAAAGTGTGGAGATAGATACTATATTCTGGGAATtggcgcgcgcgcgtgtgtgtgcgcacgcgtgtgtgtgtttccagatatttttaaCTTGATTCTTGGGCTGTGACTGATTGGGAACCAGTATTAGGGCTGTAAGGAAGGAGGTACCTGTTGGGCTCCACCTGGACATAGCAGGAGTATGTTGTGTCctaacttaatttatttttacttattgatttattttaattttttttaatgtgtatttttgagagtgagacagagcgtgagcaggggaggggcagggggagagagagacagacagacagacagaaggagacaaagaatcctaagcgggctcctggctcccagctgtcagcacagagccagacgcagggctcagacgcaagatcttgacctgagccgaagtcaagacacttaatagactgatcCAGCCGCCCTGTACATTGTGTCCTAACTTTTAAAGTGGCTtcggggggaggtgggggggtagAAAGATGGCAGCATGTGTCCtagtctcctttctctcttgccAACCTGACCCTCAGGCTTTTCTGTCCTCTCTAGGGGGTCTTTGAGAGGAAATAGAGTTGCAGTCTCAACAGAAGAAACATATTGTGGTAGGAAGTGTAGGAACGAGGGAGGATCTGGGCGCTGCATGCCTGGGTTTTAATATTGGCCCTGCAGTTTATCGAATGTATTACTTTGGGCAAATCAAGgtctcctgtgcctcagtttccccctctgttaCATAGAATAGCCCCTACGTCATAGAGTTGTTAATAATGTATACGTTGTTTAGAATCACACCTagatggggcaccagggtggctcagggagCCCTAAGTCGGTCTTTGCgttgacagcccggagcctgcttgggatttgctctccctgtctctctgcccctcccatgctcttgcttgctcgctcgctctcgctctctctttctctctgtgtgtcttacaaaataaactttaaaaacagaattatgaagctcctgggtggctcggtgggttgagcgtccaactttagcccaggtcatgatctcccggttcgtgagttcgagcaccgagtcaggctctgcgctgacagctcggagcctggagcctgcttcggattctgggtctccctctccctctgcccctcccctgctcgtgctctgtctcaaaaataaattaaaacattttttaaaagttttaaaaaataaaaaaagaattatgcctggcacacagtaagtgctcaaaagcTATTTATGACTATTTTCATCCGTAAACGGGGCCAGTATTTAATAGGCTTGTGTGATATACATATGGGGCACCTACAGGTCCCCAGTCCGAACTGTAGTGTGGGACATAAGCCTTATTCGCGAGCTCTCCCCCGCCTTGCACACAGTAGGGAGTGGGAACTGTTAGTGACTTGGGCTTTAGATGACCGTTTTTCTACGTCTTGTTCTCCCACAGACCTAGTTGCCCTGCTAACCATTTGAGCCATTAGAGATAAAGATGGAGGAACTAATGTTCCCTGAACACCTGCTACGTCTGCACTGTCCCCACATCCCATCCAGGGTGGTGCCCCAGGCACATCAGTGGGTACTTGACTCATTTGTTAAAGTAATCGCTTCACTTAACCCAGACACATCTACCTTATGAGGGTGTTATGATTATGCATGTTTCAGGCAGATTCTGAGGGGGAAGGCTACCCTGTCACACCTGTTTACAGGCGAATGCTGCTGGATCAGCCCTAACCTGATTTCCCTTCCCTGGCCAGACCTGTTTATGGTGGTtggctctttctccctgcccccccccaatcCATACACACCTTGCAAAACTTCCTATTACTGGGTCTAAAATTCATAAAGATTAGGCTAccttacataaattttaaaagagaaataaactttttcaagATGAACTCCTGTTTCATACTGTGGGTCTCCTGTCAAAACCCCATGGTTTTAGGGAGTGTAATCACCCAAGGAGttgagaagcaaaataaattagtttGCTTTAAGGAACTGGAATtgaacggggcacctgggtggctcagtaggttaagctgtTTGgcattagctcaggtcatgatcgtgagtttgagccgggCTCAAACTGAGTCGGgctctggaacctgcttcaaattctgattccctctctctctgccctcccttgctcatgcactctctgtcaacaataaataaacattaaaaaaaaaattttttttttaattaaaaaaaagaagcaacaatttatttaaaagtaatgtgtatcgggactcctgggtggctcagtcggttgagcgtccgacttcggctcaggtcatgatctcacagtccgtgagttcgagccccgcgtcgggctctgtgctgacagctcagagcctggagcctgcttcagattctgtgtctccctctctctctgcccctcccctgctcatgctctgtctctctcactgtcaaaaataaataaacattaaaaaatttaaaagtaatgtgTGTCTTTCTTGGCCTTTCCTCCACACATCGGTACATTTGAAACAGGTTTTCAACAAAAATGGTCACGTTTTACATACTGTTCTGCAGCCTGTTTCTTTCACCTAACTTCTGTCTCCATGTCACAGCGTACAGAAGTGAATGCAGTTTTTGGTCTATGAGTGAATCAAAATTTACttttgctgctgtaaacattgctttaaaaagaatCCCTACTTCTATGGATCTTTGTATATTTGTGCAATTATTTGCGTGATTTAGATCTGTATGCCTAGAGTTGGCTGGCTACGAGGTATACTGCCTCTGTGACTAAttagctgggggaggggggggtatACATAGACTAGGATAGCCAGGAAATGAGAGCATGTAGTTTACTCTCAGGACCCAGGCATCCAGATAAAGCAGTCCCAAGACGGgcgctttatttattttttaatatttttatttatttttgaaagatacagacagcatgagcgggggaagggcagagagcgagggagacagaatccgaagcaggctccaggctctgagctgtcagcacagagctcaacatggggctcgaactcatgaaccgtgagattacaacctgagcgggagtgggatgcttaactgactaagccacccaggcgcccccaagatgGGCATTTTAATGTGCAGGCTATCATTAACCCCGAAGGGAATAGTGcctaattacaaaagaaatatgcgcacacacacacacacacacacacacacacacacacacacatggaaatCCACAGGCCAATCCTTTTTAGGAATGTAACTGTCCAGAATTGATCCTATGTATGTAATTCCAGGTATATAACAATAGTTGCAAGTTCAGGGAGAGGCGTGAAACCCTTCGTTCCCCTCTTCTTCCCATTCTGGGGCTTCTCTCATTATCTGTGAGGTCGTTGAAGTCTTTATCTATCGCCATGCCTTCCTTGAACATGAAAGCATTTCTGGGAATATCTGCTTGGCCTTCCTCGTCTAAATGTACTGTTTCGACAGTGTGCTGTCTCCATATTTTCGGTGAATTAGGCACTGCGGTCATTGTTGGCGGTCGTTGTTGGCGGTCGTTGTTGGCAGTCGTTGTTGGCGTCTTGGAAGCGGGGAGGTGCCCTGCTCACACTGAATGAGTGATTTACTGCAGTTTTGCTTTCGGTGGCCCCAGGATGGGGATGAGCACCTGTGATTTGAGCAGGTCTCCAATGTCATTTGTGTTGACTGCATGAAATTCACTTGCCTTTACAGGCAGACCCCGAGTAGGGTGCAGAGCTCTAAGgggattattttaataataaattgtgTGAGTTTCCTggggttgccataacaaattgCTACAAATTGGATGgcttaaagcaaaagaaatttaggggcccctgggcggcctgggcagttaagcgtccgacttcagctggtgagttggagccctgggtctggctctgtgctgacagctcggagcctggagcctgcttcggattctgtgtctccctctctctctgccctgcccatctcgagctctgtctctctcaaaaataagtaaacattaaaagaaaataaaaaaaaaacaaaacccaaaaacaaaacacagaaatttagTCTAACCTTCCTGGAGGCTACACATCCGACATTGAGCTATCAGTGGGGTCCGTCCCTTCTGGAGACTCTGAGGAAGAAGCCATTCCAGGCCTCCTTTCTACCTTCTGATGGCTTCCCACAATCCTGGCTTTGGGCCACATAACTCTTTCACGTGGCTTTTATTCTGTTTCGTCTCTTTCCCCTATCTCTTTAAGGACACCCGGGCATTGGGTTAGGGACTCACCccaattacatttgcaaagaccctattcCAAATCAGGTCATGTGCACAGGTATTGGGTATAATGACTGGGAcgtatttttttgggggggtgggaggttaTCACAATTCAACCCCCTGCGTAAGTTCCCTTTTACACTCTCCTGCCTGTGGGGACGGGACCCAGGTCGCCGGGGCCTCTGCGTTGAGAGCTGTGGTTTTTCCCTGGAAGTTGCCCCGCCTCCTTTCTCGGGCAGAATTCTTAGCTTCTTCTCTCTTGTCCCAGGTGCTCCAATGAACCACCCAGGGAGCGGCAATGACGTCGGCAGGGCTGGGGCATCAGGGAAGAGGCCTCGTCGGGAGGAGACTCACGTCTGCGAGAAATGCTGCGCAGAGTTCTTCAGCCTCTCCGAGTTCTTGGAACACAAGAAAAGTTGCACTAAAAATCCCCCCGTCCTCATCATGCACGACAGCGAGGGGCCGGTGCCTTCAGAAGACTTCTCCGGGGCGGTGCTGGGCCACCAGCCGCACAGCCCAGGCAGCAAGGACGGTCCCAGGGAGGATGGCGGCGGCCCGGGGGACACGAAGGAGAAGCTGGGGGCCGAGTCCGTCGTGTTCTTGAAGACTGAGACGGCCCCGCCGCCCGCGTCCCAGGACGTGAGCTGTCTGCCCAAAGCCAAGGTGGCCAGCACCAACGTCACCCTCCAGGCCCtgcggggcaccagggtggccgTGAATCAGCGCAGCGTCGAGGCGCCGCCGGCCCCCGTGCCCGGCGCCAGCAGCATCCCGTGGGTCCTCGAGCAGATCCTGTGCCTCCAACAGCAGCAGCTACAGCAGATCCAGCTCACGGAGCAGATCCGCGTCCAGGTGAACACGTGGGCCTCCCACGCCCTCCACTCCGGCGTGGCGGGAGCCGACACCCTCAAGACCTTGGGCAGCCACGTGTCCCAGCAGGTGTCTGCGGCCGTGGCCCTGCTGAGCCAGAAAGCTGCAGGCCAGGGCCTGGCTCTGGACGCCTTGAAACAGGCCAAGCTACCTCACGCGCACATCCCCGCCACGAGCGGCTCCGTGTCCCAGGGGCTGGCGCCCTTCGCCCTGAAGCCGGACGGGACGAGGGTCCTGCCCAACGTCGTGTCGCGCCTTCCCGGCGCCCTGCTACCTCAGGCCCCCGGCTCTGTGCTCTTCCCGAGCCCTTTCTCCGCCGTGGCGTTAGACCCGtccaagaaggggaaggggaagccaCCGAACGTGTCCCCGGTGGAGGTCAGACCCAAAGACGAGGCCGTCCTCTGCAAGCACAAGTGTAAGTACTGTAGCAAGGTTTTTGGGACCGATAGCTCCTTGCAGATCCACCTGCGCTCCCACACCGGCGAGAGACCCTTCGTGTGCTCTGTCTGCGGCCACCGCTTCACCACCAAGGGCAACCTCAAGGTGCACTTTCATCGACATCCCCAGGTGAAGGCGAACCCCCAGCTGTTCGCCGAGTTCCACGACAAAATGGTGGCGGGCAATGGCATCCCCCGTGCGCTCTCTGCGCCGGTCCCCGTAGACGACTCGAGCCTCTCGTTAGACAGCAAAGCCGTCCTCGTGACAGGGACCCCCAGTGCAGGGCTACCTCAGAACCTCTCTGCGGGGACGAACCCCCAGGACCTCGCGGGCGGCCCCCCGCCCGGCGACCTGCAGCCCGGGCCTTCTCCAGAGAGCGGGGACGGCTCCCTGCTGCTCTCCGGGCTGGGGCCACACCACAGTTCCCCCAGGGTCGGTGGCTTCCAAGGGAGCGGGACACCCGAGCCGGGGTCGGAGACCCTGAAACTGCAGCAGCTGGTGGAGAACATCGACAAGGCCACCGCCGAGCCCAACGAGTGTCTCATCTGCCACCGGGTCCTGAGCTGCCAGAGCTCCCTCAAGATGCATTACCGCACCCACACCGGGGAGAGGCCGTTCCAGTGCAAGATCTGCGGTCGGGCCTTCTCCACCAAGGGCAACCTGAAGACGCACCTCGGGGTGCACCGGACCAACACGTCCGCAAAGACGCAGCATTCGTGCCCCATCTGCCAGAAGAAGTTCACCAACGCCGTCCTGCTGCAACAGCACATCCGGATGCACATGGGCGGCCAGATTCCCAACACGCCGCTGCCCGAGAACCCCTGTGACTTCGCGGGCCCCGAGCCAGTGATGGTCGGCGAAGACGGCGGTGCGGGGGCCGTCTGCCACGACGATCTCATCGAAAGCATCGACGTCGACGAGCTCGGCCCCCAGGAGGCCCCCGGGAGCTCCTCGAAGgtcccgctgcccctccccagcgggCAGGCCGCGTCCCCCACCCTGGGGTTCGCCGTGACGGCTGCTTCCCTAGACGCCCCCGGGAAGGCGGGTCCCGCTCCTCTCGTCCTGCAGCGGCAAAGCAGCAGAGAAAACGGTTCGGTGGAGAGTGACGGCTTGACCAACGACTCGTCCTCCTCGGTGATGGGAGACCAGGAGTACCAGAGCCGAAGTCCGGACGTCCTGGAGACCGCGTCCTTCCAGGCGCTGTCCCCCGCCAACAGCCAGGCAGAAAGCATCAAGTCCAGATCTCCCGATGCCGGTGGCAGAGCAGACAGCGCCGAGAACAGCCGCCCTGAGATGGAAGGTGATAGAGCTTTGGATTTCACTTAGGTCCATTTTGGGCACGAGGTCATCCCACAGGAACCCGGGTCGAACGTCACAAACGGACAGTGTGATCTTTGCAAAGCAGCTCTCCCTCGCTAGGGCAGTTAGCCTCACTGGGTAGACGGAGATAATAACTCCCCCCGTCCTAGTACTCACATCGTGTTCTTTGCGGTGGTGAACGCGCACCGGGGATGGACGGCAGGCTTGTTGgtctttacttttgtgtgtgagCCCCGGGGAGACCCTTGGGTCATCTTCGGGAAGTGCTCCGGGAGGAGAATGTGTGCAAAAGTGGGCGCACGCCTTCTTGGCCACCGAGATGAGTCCTACCTAGTTCTTGCTTCTGAGGTCCCGTCCCGCTCCCTAATGTAAGGTCCGCAggttaataaatgtttacagggagagaaagaatctaacCCATGATAAACGCACACGTAAATGGTGGGGTACCTGTTGGTGTCGTTAATACTTGTCTTTAAGTAGTagtctctcggggcgcctgggtggctcggtcggttaagcgtccgacttcggctcaggtcacgatctcacggtccgtgagttcgagccccgcgtcgggctctgtgctggcagttcagagcctggagcccgtttcagattctgtgtctccctctctctctgcccctcccctgttcatgctctgtctctctccgtctcaaaaataaataaacgttaaaaaaatttttttaaaaagtagtagtctctctacacccaacgtggggctcgaactgccGACCCCGAGGCcaagagtcgcgtgctccaccgactgagccagccaggcgccccttttaaagataaaaacgTCTGATGCAGGAGCTTGAATTTCAGGTGTTTCCTGTCCATACCTCTCTGCCCCAGTGGTGACTTTTCGGAAGCGTTTGAGCTGTCGCTCCCCGAGCGGGTCAACACGCTAAGGAGGAAAAGCCGCCTCCGAGGCGCACGACTCCAGAAAGCCGTTTCCTGGCTGTCGATGGGCAGTGGTCATCACAGCTCTTTTTTGGTTTGAGAAGGAATGAGTACGGGATGATAAAGGTCTGGGGTTTCTTTTCTCTGGATACTAGGTCGTAGCAGCCTGCCATCAACATTTATCCGCGCCCAGCCAGCCTATGTGAAAGTCGAAGTCCCTGGCGCGTTTGTTGGACCTGCGACCGTGTCCCCAGGCATGACTCCTCTGCTGGTGGCCCAGCCACGCCGGCAGGCCAAACAGCACGGCTGTGCACGGTGCGGGAAGAACTTCTCCTCGGCGAGCGCCCTTCAGATTCACGAGAGGACTCACACTGGGGAGAAGCCTTTCGTGTGTAACATATGTGGGCGTGCCTTTACTACCAAAGGCAACCTGAAGGTGAGTTTCTTCAGGCTCCCCGCAGGGATGGGGCTAGGCGTTGGCCAGCACAGCTCTGTTGGTGTCCCCCATTCGTGATGAATTCTTCCATTAAGACCAGATGGGATGGGGGTGCCCCGGtcgctcagtcagctaagcgtccggcttcagctcaggtcgtgatctcacggttcgtgagttcgagccccacgtcgggctctgtgccgacagctcggagcctggagcctgctttggatgctgtgtctccctctctctctgcccctcccctgctcatgctccgtcaaaaatgaataaaccttaaaaaatattaaaaagaaaaaaagacaaagaggttAGCAACTTGTGACAAAATCATAAGAATGTTCAACTCGGTGGGGGGGGCgggcttttgttcttttctcaagTTCTCTGTATCTTTTCAATTGTAAAAGCAGATTTCACCCCTTTGAAAAGTTTGAAGGCCATTGGATTAGAGAATACctattcttggggcgcccgggtggctcagtcggttgagcgtccaacttaatcatgatctctcggttcgtgggttcaagccccacgtcaggctctgtgccgacagctcggagcttggagcctgcttccgattctgtgtctccctctctctctgcccctcccccgctcacgctctgtgtctctctctctcaaaaataaataaccatttaaaaaaaaaaaaaaagaccagatgGCATACTGTATAGTCTTATCTCACAGCTGGCTCTTGGAATAATTCATT
This region includes:
- the SALL4 gene encoding sal-like protein 4 isoform X1; the protein is MSRRKQAKPQHINSEEDQGEQLPQRPAAEFADAAPAAPATGEPGAPMNHPGSGNDVGRAGASGKRPRREETHVCEKCCAEFFSLSEFLEHKKSCTKNPPVLIMHDSEGPVPSEDFSGAVLGHQPHSPGSKDGPREDGGGPGDTKEKLGAESVVFLKTETAPPPASQDVSCLPKAKVASTNVTLQALRGTRVAVNQRSVEAPPAPVPGASSIPWVLEQILCLQQQQLQQIQLTEQIRVQVNTWASHALHSGVAGADTLKTLGSHVSQQVSAAVALLSQKAAGQGLALDALKQAKLPHAHIPATSGSVSQGLAPFALKPDGTRVLPNVVSRLPGALLPQAPGSVLFPSPFSAVALDPSKKGKGKPPNVSPVEVRPKDEAVLCKHKCKYCSKVFGTDSSLQIHLRSHTGERPFVCSVCGHRFTTKGNLKVHFHRHPQVKANPQLFAEFHDKMVAGNGIPRALSAPVPVDDSSLSLDSKAVLVTGTPSAGLPQNLSAGTNPQDLAGGPPPGDLQPGPSPESGDGSLLLSGLGPHHSSPRVGGFQGSGTPEPGSETLKLQQLVENIDKATAEPNECLICHRVLSCQSSLKMHYRTHTGERPFQCKICGRAFSTKGNLKTHLGVHRTNTSAKTQHSCPICQKKFTNAVLLQQHIRMHMGGQIPNTPLPENPCDFAGPEPVMVGEDGGAGAVCHDDLIESIDVDELGPQEAPGSSSKVPLPLPSGQAASPTLGFAVTAASLDAPGKAGPAPLVLQRQSSRENGSVESDGLTNDSSSSVMGDQEYQSRSPDVLETASFQALSPANSQAESIKSRSPDAGGRADSAENSRPEMEGRSSLPSTFIRAQPAYVKVEVPGAFVGPATVSPGMTPLLVAQPRRQAKQHGCARCGKNFSSASALQIHERTHTGEKPFVCNICGRAFTTKGNLKVHYMTHGANNSSARRGRKLAIENTMALLGTDGKRVPEMFPKEILAPSVSVDPVVWNQYTTMLNGGLAMKTNEISVIQSGGIPALPVSLGASSIVNNTTISKMDGSQSALGAEVEKPGAADGVPKHQFPHFLEENKIAVS
- the SALL4 gene encoding sal-like protein 4 isoform X2 gives rise to the protein MSRRKQAKPQHINSEEDQGEQLPQRPAAEFADAAPAAPATGEPGAPMNHPGSGNDVGRAGASGKRPRREETHVCEKCCAEFFSLSEFLEHKKSCTKNPPVLIMHDSEGPVPSEDFSGAVLGHQPHSPGSKDGPREDGGGPGDTKEKLGAESVVFLKTETAPPPASQDVSCLPKAKVASTNVTLQALRGTRVAVNQRSVEAPPAPVPGASSIPWVLEQILCLQQQQLQQIQLTEQIRVQVNTWASHALHSGVAGADTLKTLGSHVSQQVSAAVALLSQKAAGQGLALDALKQAKLPHAHIPATSGSVSQGLAPFALKPDGTRVLPNVVSRLPGALLPQAPGSVLFPSPFSAVALDPSKKGKGKPPNVSPVEVRPKDEAVLCKHKCRSSLPSTFIRAQPAYVKVEVPGAFVGPATVSPGMTPLLVAQPRRQAKQHGCARCGKNFSSASALQIHERTHTGEKPFVCNICGRAFTTKGNLKVHYMTHGANNSSARRGRKLAIENTMALLGTDGKRVPEMFPKEILAPSVSVDPVVWNQYTTMLNGGLAMKTNEISVIQSGGIPALPVSLGASSIVNNTTISKMDGSQSALGAEVEKPGAADGVPKHQFPHFLEENKIAVS